A genomic segment from Ptychodera flava strain L36383 chromosome 19, AS_Pfla_20210202, whole genome shotgun sequence encodes:
- the LOC139118811 gene encoding uncharacterized protein → MSFPLIPPELQLHPLEERLVALRIPFMQIRELPRGRQVSLRGNIVNVIADVSTTVSTLPRTLNESQTIPVKFKRKISYTHAYQVENVRPLKVLQAANWLVKNSPLYKAEHITISTDWVVCRKDENHNWQEFCEENDDHDYSQMSDKQTCKQDDSNDDDNDNWTEEIKLEDHPAGTLDTMLSPLYDQHTDSDGAVCYAPGEGNKPLGIFQDKYSEELSFPTIYCGQPREKKRIVPVLYSTLCKWELRHKDRRVAKSMPNIFFKLKKLQIKQIKDKATLCLRKCNLKGRKLTAGELQSPQNVDKIVRLDEGFRVLKTLRGSPPYWDSAKKDIFAMIRQLGIPTFFMSFSSAESKWIHLLKILGRTVHNKEYTDDDVLNMSWNTKSELIKSDPVTCARHFDYSFQRFMHDFLMSSHHPIGEIQDYFYRVEFQQRGSPHIHMLVWIKDAPQYDENSDDEITKFIDQYITCSNDTSNESFAELINYQMHRHAKTCKRKGQCVCRFGFPVPPMPRTMILQPLPMDTDESTEQILQKHYENIKTVVTDLQFGETLSFSEFLNKLQLDEQTYINAIQSSLTSDKIFLKRSPNEIRINSYNKILLKAWRANMDIQFILDPYACAMYIASYISKAQRGMSNLLSRAVEEAREGCHDIRESVRHIGNKFLNHVEVSAQEAVYLVMQMRLRRASRGFIFINTSPRDDRVILLKPLDDIQNMRPNATDIESDSILKKYERRPKALEKLCLADLAAWYSFQKLKDNRQDHYQDNDDLYKSDKRMMMMKIKQHIRYVALCIKNAPKVKLSDMFVSIGKKTKKIITES, encoded by the coding sequence atgtcatttccattaATTCCCCCTGAGTTACAGTTACATCCACTAGAAGAAAGACTTGTTGCCTTACGCATTCCATTCATGCAAATAAGAGAATTACCAAGAGGTAGACAAGTAAGTCTCAGaggtaacatagtcaatgttatAGCTGATGTATCAACTACTGTCTCTACATTACCTAGAACCTTGAATGAATCACAGACAATACctgtcaaatttaaaagaaagattAGCTATACTCATGCCTATCAAGTAGAGAATGTCAGACCACTGAAAGTCTTACAAGCAGCTAATTGGTTAGTTAAAAATAGCCCCTTATATAAAGCAGAACATATTACAATATCTACAGATTGGGTTGTTTGCagaaaagatgaaaaccacAATTGGCAGGAATTTTGTGAGGAAAATGATGATCACGATTATTCTCAGATGtctgacaaacaaacatgtaaacaagatgacagtaatgacgatgataatgataattggactgaagaaataaaattggaaGATCATCCTGCTGGCACATTGGATACAATGCTATCACCTTTATATGATCAGCACACAGACTCTGATGGCGCTGTTTGTTATGCACCAGGCGAAGGCAATAAACCACTAGGCATATTTCAAGACAAATATTCTGAGGAACTGTCATTTCCAACAATATATTGTGGACAGCCCAGAGAAAAGAAACGCATAGTCCCTGTATTATATAGTACGTTGTGTAAATGGGAACTTCGACACAAAGATAGGAGGGTTGCAAAGTCGATGcctaacattttctttaaactgaaaaaattacaaatcaagCAGATTAAAGACAAGGCAACATTATGTTTGCGAAAATGTAATCTGAAGGGCCGTAAATTAACAGCTGGTGAACTTCAATCAccacaaaatgttgataaaattgttcGACTTGATGAAGGATTCAGAGTGTTGAAGACACTTAGAGGTTCACCACCATACTGGGACAGtgcaaagaaagatatatttgcCATGATACGCCAACTTGGTATTCcaacatttttcatgtcattttcatcAGCAGAGTCTAAATGGATACATCtattgaaaattcttggaaGGACAGTTCACAACAAGGAATACACAGATGATGATGTATTGAACATGTCTTGGAATACAAAATCTGAATTGATAAAATCTGACCCTGTTACTTGTGCTCGGCACTTTGACTATTCATTTCAACGATTTATGCATGATTTCCTAATGAGCTCACATCATCCAATTGGTGAAATACAGGATTACTTTTACAGAGTGGAATTCCAACAGAGAGGATCACCACATATACACATGCTTGTATGGATTAAAGATGCACCACAATATGATGAAAATAGTGATGATGAGATCACAAAGTTCATagatcagtatattacatgttcaaatgaTACCAGTAATGAATCCTTCGCTGAATTGATAAATTATCAGATGCACAGACATGCTAAAACCTGTAAGAGAAAAGGCCAATGTGTTTGCAGATTTGGATTTCCTGTACCACCTATGCCAAGAACAATGATATTGCAGCCACTGCCAATGGATACTGATGAAAGCACAGAACAGATCCTTCAAAAGcactatgaaaatatcaagactgttgttactgatttacaatttGGAGAAACTCTCTCTTTTTCTGAATTCTTAAATAAACTACAACTTGATGAACAAACGTATATTAATGCAATACAATCATCTCTTACATCAGACAAAATATTCCTCAAGAGGTCACCaaatgaaataagaattaacagctaTAATAAAATCCTACTCAAAGCTTGGAGAGCAAACATGGACATTCAATTCATACTAGATCCATATGCATGTGCCATGTACATCGCATCTTACATTAGCAAAGCTCAACGTGGAATGAGTAATTTGCTCAGTAGAGCTGTGGAAGAAGCAAGGGAAGGGTGTCACGATATCAGAGAAAGTGTCAGGCATATAGGAAACAAATTCCTTAATCATGTTGAAGTTAGTGCTCAAGAGGCTGTTTaccttgttatgcaaatgagactaaGAAGAGCTTCACGCGGCTTCATATTTATTAACACATCACCCCGTGATGATAGAGTTATCCTATTGAAACCTCTtgatgacatacaaaacatgcGTCCAAATGCTACTGACATAGAAAGTGATagcatcttgaaaaaatatgagaggcGCCCAAAAGCTCTTGAGAAATTGTGCTTGGCAGACTTGGCAGCATGGTACAgctttcaaaagttaaaagataaCCGGCAAGATCATTATCAAGATAATGATGACTTGTACAAAAGTGAtaagaggatgatgatgatgaaaataaaacaacatatcagaTACGTGGCCTTGTGTATAAAAAACGCACCAAAAGTAAAGTTATCAGATATGTTCGTTTCCATAgggaaaaagacaaagaaaatcattacagagagttaa
- the LOC139118812 gene encoding golgin subfamily A member 6-like protein 22 gives MAQNEHCVNYREIEKQRDMIAKREKRQQKEFRQSEKQRDLTAKQNKRADPPYRQTERQRDMNAKKTMRADDEYKQTENNRNRESMKLRRCDDEYRQTEKQRNVIAKKTKRSDDVYKQTENNRNREWKKLRRCDDEYRQTERQRNVIAKKTKRSDDVYKQTENNRNRESMKLRRCDDEYRQTERQRNVTAKKTKRSDDVYKQTENNRNRELKKLRRSDDEYRQTERQRNVIAKKTKRSDDVYKQTENNKNRELKKLRRCDDEYRQTERLRDLNDKKKKRSDELFRQTEQKRNRASKKLRRCDDEYRQNERERNANAKKTKRTDQLFRESEKIRDANIKSIKRTDKSYRERESK, from the coding sequence ATGGcgcaaaatgaacattgtgtaaattatagagaaatagagaaacagagagacatGATTGCCAAGAGAGAAAAGAGACAACAAAAAGAGTTTCGGCAAAGCGAAAAGCAAAGAGATTTAACAGCCAAGCAAAATAAACGAGCTGATCCGCCATACAggcaaactgaaaggcaaagagatatgaatgctaagaaaactatgagagcTGATGATGAgtataaacaaactgaaaacaacagaaatagggaatcaatgaaattaagacggtgtgatgatgagtacagacaaactgaaaaacAAAGGAATGTAATTgctaagaaaacaaagagaagtgatgatgtatataaacaaactgaaaacaacagaaatagGGAATGGAAGAAATTAAGACGGTGTGATGATgagtacagacaaactgaaagacaaAGGAATGTAATTgctaagaaaacaaagagaagtgatgatgtatataaacaaactgaaaacaacagaaatagggaatcaatgaaattaagacggtgtgatgatgagtacagacaaactgaaagacaaAGGAATGTAACTgctaagaaaacaaagagaagtgatgatgtatataaacaaactgaaaacaacagaaatagggaattgaagaaattaagacggtctgatgatgagtacagacaaactgaaagacaaAGGAATGTAATTgctaagaaaacaaagagaagtgatgatgtatataaacaaactgaaaacaacaaaaatagggaattgaagaaattaagacggtgtgatgatgagtacagacaaactgaaaggctaaGGGATTTGAATGATAAGAAAAAGAAACGATCTGATGAACTATTTagacaaacagaacaaaagagAAACAGGGCATCAAAGAAATTAAGACGGTGTGATGATGAGTACAGACAAAATGAAAGGGAAAGAAATGCAAATGCTAAAAAGACGAAGAGAACTGACCAGCTCTTCAGGGAAAGCGAAAAGATCAGAGATGCCAAtattaaaagtattaaaagaactgataaatcatatagagagagagagagcaaatgA